The proteins below come from a single Mya arenaria isolate MELC-2E11 chromosome 6, ASM2691426v1 genomic window:
- the LOC128236381 gene encoding complement C1q tumor necrosis factor-related protein 3-like — protein MKTLGFCLLYLCFALSLAENNMLRGNERLLRGFVRKNEVQANSKQEITPLKKILLHGAARSSRRRERFVMQPGNAVAFTAVVSPPRLTLLGPGQTVIFDHVITNVGNAYKNATGVFRAPVTGVYVFNFAIMMDPGMDEYIELVKDGQHVMWNYGHAPGSTHLISASRTATVELRAGQDVWVRTANSANHGGGTIHGNGYTTFSGWLLAMTEE, from the exons ATGAAGACACTTGGCTTTTGTCTACTTTATTTGTGCTTTGCACTTTCCCTTGCGGAAAATAATATGCTAAGAGGAAACGAACGACTTCTGAGGGGTTTTGTAAGGAAGAATGAGGTGCAAGCGAATTCTAAACAGGAAATCACGCCGTTAAAGAAGATTTTGTTGCATGGAGCTGCACGTTCTTCCAGAAGACGTGAAC gtTTTGTAATGCAGCCGGGCAACGCCGTTGCTTTCACAGCCGTCGTAAGTCCACCTCGCCTTACACTGCTCGGCCCAGGACAGACGGTGATCTTCGACCATGTCATAACCAACGTTGGCAACGCTTATAAGAACGCTACTGGCGTGTTCCGTGCTCCTGTGACCGGTGTCTACGTTTTCAATTTTGCAATCATGATGGACCCAGGCATGGACGAGTATATCGAATTGGTTAAAGACGGTCAACACGTCATGTGGAACTACGGACATGCGCCGGGATCAACTCATTTAATATCTGCTAGCCGCACCGCCACTGTAGAACTGAGAGCCGGCCAAGACGTATGGGTGAGAACGGCGAACTCCGCAAACCATGGAGGCGGTACTATTCACGGGAACGGATATACCACATTTTCGGGCTGGCTTTTAGCTATGACCGAAGAATAA
- the LOC128238755 gene encoding gastrula zinc finger protein XlCGF8.2DB-like, which produces MTFKCDQCGAAFALKHQLKRHILIHTGEKPFKCEICGAVFTQRCYLKSHNRVHTGEKPFKCEICSAVFAQKCNLNSHIRIHTGEKPYKCKICGFDFAHKRSLESHMAAHTGVKRFKCEMCTSYFTFKHHLRNHMAIHTGLKPFKCKMCSVSFTFKQQLQKHIRTHTGEKPFKCEICSAEFAQKCDLNSHSRIHTGEKTFKCEICSTGFTQKYNLNSHVRIHNREKPFKCKMCNADFTRKSSLKTHLLLHSGEKPFKCDKCGAAFTHRPTLTRHIQIHTGARQFKS; this is translated from the coding sequence ATGACTTTCAAGTGTGATCAATGTGGTGCTGCCtttgcattgaaacatcaattAAAGCGGCATATTCTTATTCACACGGGAGAGAAACCATTTAAGTGTGAAATATGCGGTGCCGTCTTTACACAGAGATGTTACTTAAAGAGTCACAATCGAGttcacacaggagagaagccattcaagtgtgaaatatgTAGTGCTGTATTTGCACAGAAATGTAACTTAAACAGCCATATACGAATTCACACAGGAGAAAAACCATACAAGTGTAAAATATGTGGTTTTGATTTTGCTCATAAACGTAGCTTAGAAAGTCATATGGCCGCTCACACAGGTGTGAAAAGATTCAAGTGTGAAATGTGTAcctcttattttacatttaaacatcatttgCGTAACCATATGGCAATTCACACAGGACTGaaaccatttaaatgtaaaatgtgtagtgtttcttttacatttaaacagcAATTACAGAAGCATATTCGTACTCACACAGGCGAGAAAccattcaagtgtgaaatatgCAGTGCTGAATTTGCACAGAAATGTGATTTAAATAGCCATAGTCGAATTCACACTGGAGAGAAAACATTCAAGTGTGAAATTTGCAGTACTGGTTTTACacagaaatacaatttaaacagCCATGTCCGAATTCACAATCGAGAAAAACCATTCAAGTGTAAAATGTGCAATGCTGATTTTACACGGAAAAGTAGCTTAAAGACCCATTTGCTACTTCACTCTGGAGAGAAACCATTCAAGTGTGACAAATGTGGTGCTGCTTTTACACATCGACCCACTTTAACGCGCCATATCCAGATTCACACTGGAGCGAGACAATTCAAGAGTTAG